TTATAATTGCTCTCGGCCAAGGGGTGTTCTTGTTCAGAACTGAGACATCAATGATGAACCCTTTGAACCTGAACCGGCTGGTACCGGCGTAGGAATGGCGCTTTTCATCGAGCACAAATACCAGCCCCAATCTTCCCCAAAAACTGGTAAATGCATATATGCTCTTTTCCACTCTACCCCGTAAAACTAAGCTTGCCGCCGCCATCATTACCACTTTGGGTATCCCTCTGCCTGTATTCAGCGCAGCACCTACGGTAGCAGATGAAGATATAGAGCATATCAAAGTTACCTCCAGCTTCCGCTCCGAATCACTACAACACTCAGCTTCGAGCATTACTGTTCTAGACAGCAACCTGATCCAAGACGAGGGCGGCGAACATTTTGAAGACCTCTTACACAACGTTGCCAATTTAAGTTGGGCAGGTGGAAGTTCGCGGCCAAAGTACTTTCAAATCCGAGGCGTAGGTGAACAAGAGGAGTATCAAGGGGCCCCCAACAGTTCTGTTGGTTTTGTTGTCGATGACATTGATCTTTCTGGCTTGGGAATGACCTCCAGTCTTTATGACATAGAGCAGGTGGAAGTGTTGCGTGGCCCCCAAGGCACCCGTTTTGGCGCTAATGCCCTAGCAGGTATGATCTATACGACCAGTAATGATCCGACTGACACGAGAGAGTTTGGTGCAGAGATCAGTGGTGGCCAAGAAGACCTATTCAGTTATGCAGGTTTTGCCTCTGGCCCAGTTGATAACAGCGGTGATCTGCTCTACCGCGTTTCGATACAGCAACATAACGAAAATGGCTTCAGAGATAACGATTATCTCGGTTCAGACGATAGCAACGAACGTGACGAACTAACATTACGTAGTAAGTTTCGCTGGTTTGCGAGTGATGAATTGCAAGTTGATTTAGCCCTGCTCTACGCCAACTTTGACAATGGCTATGACGCTTGGACATTAGACAATAATGGTTTTACCACCCTAACCGACCAACCTGGTAAGGATAAGCAGGAAACAACAGGCGGCTCCCTTAAGCTAAACTGGGAGCTTAATGAATTTGTTGATCTGGTATCAATATCCAGCGCTGCACATACCAATCACCGTCATGCCTATGATGGCGACTGGGCAAATCCAGAATATTGGTCTGCGTTGAGCTGTACTGATTATTATGATGAAAACGGCAATGGCGATTTCACTGACCAGATCCCCTGTCAGTACGACTACACTTGGGACAAACAGGCCACTCGTGACACTTACACTCAAGAAGTTCGCTTGTTATCTACTGAACAATCAAGGCTTTTTAGCGGCACTACCGACTGGTTGACTGGGTTGTATATACAACGCTTAGAGGAAGATAATGACCTAGAAAGCTACTATAACGGCTTCCCCGATCTGTTCCTGCAGAGTGACTACGAAGCAACTAGCATTGCGCTATTTGGTCAGTTAGATACACAGCTCAATGCCGCAGCCAGTTTGTCATTAGGACTTAGAGTAGAACAGCGCGACGCTTCATACGATGACGATGGTGGTGACTCCTTTGATCCAGACGAAACGATGTGGGGCGGCCACATCACACTCAACTACTTAATCAATGAACGCTGGCAAAGTTACGGCAAACTGGCGCGCGGATATAAGGCTGGAGGATTCAACACCGGTTTACCCGATGATTTCAGTGATAACCGAGAGTTCGACAGTGAAACACTGGATAATCTTGAATTCGGCATAAAGGGATACTGGCCAGAGCAGCAAGTATCAGTGCAGGCTGCCCTGTTTTATATGCATCGAGATGATCAACAAGTGGAAGCCTCTACTCAAGATCCGAACAACCCTCAGCGCTTCTTCCTATATACCGCGAATGCAACCAATTCCGATAGCTATGGCTTAGAGTTAGAAACGTCGTGGCAAGCGACGGATAATCTTACCCTGTACTCAAGTCTAGGCTTATTAGATACTGAATTTGACGACTATGTCGTCACCCAAGCAGATGGCTCTGAGCTCGATCTATCTGGTCGGGAACTAGCACATTCTCCCAATTATCAGTTCAGTATTGGTGCCACATGGCGTAACGATGAAGGCTGGTTTGCCAATATCAACTTGAACGGCTCTGATGGCTATTACTACTCAGATAATCACGATCAAAAAGCTGACAGCTACGAGTTACTTAACGCACGTTTAGGCTATGAAAAAGAAGATTGGTCCGTGTATCTGTGGGGCAGAAACATCACAGACGAAAAGTATGGTGTCCGTGGCTTCTACTTTGGGAACGAACCCGATCAGGATTGGGCTCCCAAACTTTATGAACGCTACGGCGATCCGCAACAATTCGGTGTTACTTTCCGCTATCACTATCTATAGGAATCATCATGAAAACGGCCGTCGAAATTAGTCTCTACCCGCTACAGGATAACTACATCGATATCATCAAGTGGTTTATTGGTCGTTTAGATGCTTACCCCGAATTGGAGCGTAAAACCAATGGCATGAGCACTCAAATTCAAGGCGACCACAATGCCATTATGACTATTTTAAGTGATGAGATGGCGAACGCCTATCAGAAATGGGGACGCGGTGTGTTTGTGTGTAAGTTTATTCCCGGCGGGGTCAATCTTGACCATAGTGAATAGCGTCATATCTGATGACTGAACAATCTTTTTCATGGTGGCAGCAAGCGATAAACCAACTTCATGGTATGTGGGGATGGGAGTTGGTGGCTGTCATACTTGCTCTGGCCTACCTAATACTAGCGATGAACCGTAGCCAATGGTGCTGGCCTGCTGCATTCGCGAGCACACTCATATATACCGTGCTTTTTTGGCAAGTTGCACTACTCATGGAATCAGCCCTAAATGTCTACTACATGATAATGGCGATTTATGGCTTTTATATCTGGCACAGGGACACGGCAGAGAACGAACAGCTTATGGTCATATCTTGGTCAGGGCAAAAGCACTTTGCTATCGTCAGCGTAGTCACTCTGCTTTCTTTGATTGCAGGCTACCTGATGTCTACCTACACCCATGCTGAGTTTGCTTACTTAGATGCCGCGACCACCTGTTTTGCAGTTTACACCACCTACCTTA
Above is a window of Corallincola holothuriorum DNA encoding:
- the pnuC gene encoding nicotinamide riboside transporter PnuC, with product MTEQSFSWWQQAINQLHGMWGWELVAVILALAYLILAMNRSQWCWPAAFASTLIYTVLFWQVALLMESALNVYYMIMAIYGFYIWHRDTAENEQLMVISWSGQKHFAIVSVVTLLSLIAGYLMSTYTHAEFAYLDAATTCFAVYTTYLIAIRVLQNWLYWIVIDAVSIYLYFEKGLYLTALLFVIYIVLAILGYFSWQRKHRQQELS
- a CDS encoding YkoF family thiamine/hydroxymethylpyrimidine-binding protein, which encodes MKTAVEISLYPLQDNYIDIIKWFIGRLDAYPELERKTNGMSTQIQGDHNAIMTILSDEMANAYQKWGRGVFVCKFIPGGVNLDHSE
- a CDS encoding TonB-dependent receptor — encoded protein: MLFSTLPRKTKLAAAIITTLGIPLPVFSAAPTVADEDIEHIKVTSSFRSESLQHSASSITVLDSNLIQDEGGEHFEDLLHNVANLSWAGGSSRPKYFQIRGVGEQEEYQGAPNSSVGFVVDDIDLSGLGMTSSLYDIEQVEVLRGPQGTRFGANALAGMIYTTSNDPTDTREFGAEISGGQEDLFSYAGFASGPVDNSGDLLYRVSIQQHNENGFRDNDYLGSDDSNERDELTLRSKFRWFASDELQVDLALLYANFDNGYDAWTLDNNGFTTLTDQPGKDKQETTGGSLKLNWELNEFVDLVSISSAAHTNHRHAYDGDWANPEYWSALSCTDYYDENGNGDFTDQIPCQYDYTWDKQATRDTYTQEVRLLSTEQSRLFSGTTDWLTGLYIQRLEEDNDLESYYNGFPDLFLQSDYEATSIALFGQLDTQLNAAASLSLGLRVEQRDASYDDDGGDSFDPDETMWGGHITLNYLINERWQSYGKLARGYKAGGFNTGLPDDFSDNREFDSETLDNLEFGIKGYWPEQQVSVQAALFYMHRDDQQVEASTQDPNNPQRFFLYTANATNSDSYGLELETSWQATDNLTLYSSLGLLDTEFDDYVVTQADGSELDLSGRELAHSPNYQFSIGATWRNDEGWFANINLNGSDGYYYSDNHDQKADSYELLNARLGYEKEDWSVYLWGRNITDEKYGVRGFYFGNEPDQDWAPKLYERYGDPQQFGVTFRYHYL